In the genome of Dromiciops gliroides isolate mDroGli1 chromosome 1, mDroGli1.pri, whole genome shotgun sequence, the window ATGTCCACATGCCAAAGCATCCTGAGCTGGCAGACAAGAATGTGCCCAATCTCCATGTGATGAAGGCTATGCAGTCTCTAAAGTCTCGTGGCTACGTTAAGGAGCGGTTTGCATGGAGGCATTTCTACTGGTATCTCACCAATGAGGGCATTCAGTATCTCTGGGATTACCTTCACCTGCCCCCTGAGATTGTGCCTGCCACACTCCGAAGAAGTCGTCCTGAGACAGGAAGGCCAAGGCCTAAAGGCCTGGAGGGTGAGCGACCTGCCCGGCTTAGTCGTGGTGAAGCTGACAGAGACACATACAGACGAAGTGCTGCTCCCCCTGGTGCTGACaagaaggctgaggctggtgcTGGGTCAGCAACAGAATTCCAGTTTAGAGGTGGATTTGGTTATGGATGTGGTCAACCTCCTCAATAAAAAGTGTAGAGATGTTTCATAttgaataaaatttgggaaaaaaaaaaaagaataaaaaggataggggcagctaggtggcgcagtgggtagagcaccagccctggattcaggaggatctgagttcaaatctggcctcagatacttaacactagctgtgtgactctgcgcaagtcacttaaccccaattgcctcacaaaaaaaaaaaaaaagaataaaaaggataggggcagctatgtggtacagtggataaagcaccagccctggattcaggagggcctgagttcagatccagcctcagacaattgacacttactagctgtgtgaccctgggcaagtcactttaaccctcattgccctgccaaaaaaaaaaaaaaaaaaacttatctaAGATGAAATCTGAGATCATTTATGTCTTTAAGCCCTGACCACAATTGCCTATTTGGTCGCATCTCATGTTCCCTTCTTGTCTTGTTCTCTCTTGTTAGATGTGTCTTAGCCCAGAAAACTTTGAGCATTAAAGTTTGAACAGCCGCCTTCATTCTCAGCCTCCTTTGAGCAGATCAGCACTGGGCAAAGAAAGGTTATGAAGGACAAGTTAAATAGCTGCTAGAATCAATGGTTACAAACTGAGGAAAAGTGAGGGGAGCATAAtaaaaatatgcacatatattatcCTCCTCCTGGGAGGCTGGCTTGGGAAAGCTGATCCCCAGAGTCCAAACCAGGCTTTAAGGCACCATTGGGTTAGAAAGAATTGTCTGTTTGGTTTCTGCTTTGCTCGCTAACTGGCTGTCAATCAGGCTTCTATGCTATTGTGATATGAAGTGTGAGCTGATTGAATGAGCTCTGGACTCATTGCCAAGTCCTCTCCCTGCTCTGGGCCTTTACAGCTGCTGAGGCAGAGCTGAGGGCAAGACTTGACATTGGACCAGAGAACTGTTCAGCCTCAGCTCCTTCACAACAGTGAGATTTGTTCCACACTAATCAACCTCATTGTGGAGGCCTCTGCCAGAAGGCAGTGCCAGTTCTATCTTTGCTGTGGAGGGGGTCTGGGGAAGGCTTGACTGAGTTGTTAGTTCTCAATATACAGGAGGTGTTTGGGGAGAGAGCGACTTCCCTGAAAGCTCTGTTAGTCATGAGAATTCTGAAGGAAGTGTGGCTTACCAGTATGTATAGCAATAGATATCACATGGCAAACTTCCTCTCCCTCCACTATGACTAAGGGGGGCAATAATGGCATTGCACCAGGATGCCATTGTTTAGAGGCATTGATACAACTTACTCTCCAAAAGCATAGGAACAACTGAACTTAGCAGCTAGTGGGTGAGCAAGAATGATTagtaaaataggaagctaccaaatGGCATAGGTTTCATTCTTACTACTCCCCTTTTCCCCAAGCTGCTTCATTACATGTTTTCCAGCACCCTCCTCTATCCCATGGTGGTACATTCAACCACAGGATCATGCTCTGCCTTCCCcgttatttatatttgttttcaaaaagtGATTGCTACTCACCATCAATAAttgtctttgttttgcttttcctttttttgcggggcagtgagggttaagtgacttacccagggtcaaacagctagtaagtgtcaagtgtctgaggccacatttgaacataggtcctcctgaatccagggccattgctttatcaaacactgtgccacttagctgccccaataattctTGACTGGGTATATTGTGTGAAAAAATGTTAGGTATGGCTCTGGGTAGAAAGATAATTAGAGTCTAACACCTTCTTCCTTTTGGAGATGAGATCCATAGCATGAGTGCtattatttccacttttgttgtttaTCTGACTCTACTTAACACCATGGCGTTTGTCCATCagcttttcttggtaaagatattggagaagtttgccatttccttctccagtgcgtccacattttatagatgtagaattgaggcaaataggggttaagtgacttgcccagggtcacccaactagtaagagtctgaggtcagatttgaactcgggccttaCTGACctaaagcccagtgctctatccattgttccacctaggtgccccatctTCATTATActcatgaggaaatggagacacaaAGAGGTAGAGTAGTTCTTTTCACCCATGGTTCTAGGACTACTAAATATGTGATAGAGTTGTAATTTAAAGGAATATCTGAGGAGGTTGACAATGGGGAGTTACATTAGACACTAATGTGGATGAACAAGGCACTCATTCACCAAATATTGTTACTgatagcttatatatatatatatatatatatatatatatatacacatacacacacatatatataagatcttttatgtatatatgcatatatgtgtgtatatacacacatatatatatatatatatatacatatatatatatatatatatatatatatatatatatatatatatatatatatatatcctgaaGTTCCCTAGGTATCATTCTCCCCAATCCTAGAGAATTATTCATtagataacaaagaatatttaaaaaaaaaggcatcaaacTTAACCAATACAACAAAGAATTCTGTTCctctgcaaaaatattttttaaaaaataggaaaatgacttctcatatctcttcttggtCCCacatttggtcattataatttttcaacattcagttatatttgttttgttcacaaaatgataaaatatgaatGTTAAGAAGGACCACATTTGCCTTATAAGTCAATAGATACTTAAAGATAATCacagtaggggcaactaggtggcgcagtggatagagcaccggccctggagtcaaggagtacctgagttcaaatccagcctcagatacttagcacacacttactagctgtgtgaccctgggcaagtcacttaaccccaattacctcactaaaaaaaaaaaaaagataatcacagTTATCCCATACCAGACACTTCGTTGTCCAGTCTATCCTAAAAGAGAACCAAAGAGGGAGAACACTTTCCCTCCTGAAGAGGCACATTCTGCTTTTGGACGACTCTtttagaaagtgtgtgtgtgtgtgtgtgtgtgtttatgcgtGCTCACACATgagcatgcacatgcatgtgtatggttttttgtttgtttatttttaaatgatgtctAGCATAAAGTCTGTCAAGTaccaaagaaaatatatctaTTCCCTCTTTCACATAAAAcaagtcttcaaatatttgaagacatgggacagctaggtggcacagtggatagagagccctggtcctgtagtcaagaggacctgagttcaaatctggcctcagacacttgacacttactagctgtgtaaccctgggcaagtcacttaaccccaattgcctcaccaaaaaaaaaattacaaaaaacaaatatttgaagacagccctcaagtcttttctttttttatttttcaggctGCACATGCTTAATTTCTTCAACTAGGAACACATAATATAGACTCAGAACACATAACACAGATGCAAATCCCTTCAGCAACCTTGTTGCCTTCATCTGGACCCTCTCCAGATCATCAATATATAGTATGGTACCCACATGAGGTCGTTCAAGGGTAGAGCAcagtgagataataatttttcTATTCCAGAAAGTTGTGTGCCTAATGAAAcactgttattgttattcagtcatgtccaactcttcatgacccatttggagttttcttgacaaagatactaaaagggtttgccctttccttctccaagtcattttagagatgagaaaactgagacaaacagggttaaatgacttgcccaggatcacatagctagtaagagtctgatgtcagatttgaactcagatcttcttgaattcagatccagcaCTCTTATCTCCTGAGTCATCTCTCTGCCCCATTACAAGTAGAGTGtacttttaatacaataaaaatttcctttacatttattctcattaaattttatttgaccCAAATGATCTAGCCTGCAAAAGgctttttgaatttttattctatCATAACAGTCTGTTAGCTATCTTTCCTTGATTTGTATCATTTTTAGATTTGATAaatttactgtctatttcttttttgcaaaTAATTGATAACAATGTTAAGTGGCATAGGATGATGCATAGATCTTTGGGCTATGTCACTAAAAACATCATGTCAATTTGATAATAAACTGGTAATGAATGAGTAGTCTTTGGACCCTCTTACTTAAcaaatttccaaaatatttattttttattatctagcccatatctttccatcttttccgaaatattaatattaaagcCTTTTATGTTTTACAACTTgctaatatgtgtgtatatgtgtgtatacaatctatgactatatctatatctatatccatattcatatctatatcatctatatctacatataaccCGATTTACTGGTTAATAACattgtcaaaaatgaaaataggtgAAGTAggatttatttttcaattgataCAACCATCTTGAATTTTGGGATTTAAGGTTCTCTTTCTAAACATTCGCTAACTATCCTTTTAATATATTCCAGAATTTTACCTCGAATTAAAGTCAAGTTCACTGGACTACTGTTTACAATCTCCATTCTCTTTACTTAAAAAATAtggactttggggcagctaggtggcacagtggatagagcaccagccctggattcaggaggacccgagtttaaatctggtctcagacacttaacaattactggctgtgtgaccctaggcaagtcacttaaccccaattgcctcaccaaaataacaaaaaaatggcCTTTCTTATATTCTTCAGCAGTTCTATAGTAGTCCTCCCAAGTGGCTTAGTAGCCAGgtctttcaattctttctttctcagagaatataaattccttctgGGACAGGTGACTTGAATCCAAACTAGATTGCTAATTTCTCTCTTAATATTACCATAATTCTCTGGGGTATCAACTCCCTATTAGCtcttaattttgtttcctcatatcATAGAAAGACACTTGACAGGCTCCTTGGgatattctcaggaaaaaaaaatgagggctaGTTTATTTTGATGACTTTATGCCCAATTCAATAGCAGGACACACAATGTAGttattaatggttcaatgtcaatgTTGAAGGAAGTCTATCTGAGCAGTCAAGGAATTTGTGTACACAGTGAATCATGAGAAATGTTGTCAAGAGCTTGGCTGTAATTTATGTAAACTATATGGATATCATAGAGAGGTAGTAGtgattatttgaaaaaatgctagagttaaaaacaaaagcaaaggacAAATTATCATTTGAATTGGTTGAAACAAAGGATATTCATTTACAGGTAGAATTTTAACTGGATAGCTTCTGAGGTCTTTGTGtctctgagattttatgattctcttattttattatgAGATTATTGCTCCTCTAGTCAAGGTGTAGACTTCTCCCATGTATGTAAAACTACTAGATTCCTGGCAACTATGATATTGTCTCTAAGTCTTTCCTCATATTTAAGTCCCATCATAAAGATCACTTATTTTGGAGACAGAAAACACTCCTTCTAGTTCCCACTCTGAAAATAACTTGGTATATGACTGGCCCATTTGaccattttcccttcctttgttttttttttttgttcttgttgttgttgttgtcgtttccCAATAGTTTTTATTACTATTGATTAAGGTTGAGAATACCTGTCATTCAGTAAGAACTAAGGACAGTGTCCTAGTCCTACCGAGTATATCACTAGTATAATTCTGCTTGTTGAAAGAGCCCTGATGTCATGGATGCTGGATGAAAGAGGTATTACTCATATttattcctccctctttttttgtttttgtttttgtttgttttaccccTTGGTCTTGCAATGTGTTCACCTAGAAATACCAAAGAACTGAGGACCCATGCTGACCTCATGTATAAATGAAATAGGTACAGAGCACTGTATGTAGTCTGGGCAGTTTCCTCCTCAAAATACTCTCATCCTCCAACCATCAGTGATGATTAGAAGTCCATCATGACatctttggtttatttttttttagttaaggcATCatgtcttataaaaacaaagagcATATCTAGATCAAGAACTGAATGATGAGGGTAACTGAAAGGATGTTAAGTAGGGACAACCATGTGGAAAAACTAAAGATATTTTGCCTAAAGTAATTTGGAGAAAAAGAACaagactttttctatttttctattttttcagtagGAGTTACAGTAGTATTTAAAGGAAGTGATGTTTAGGTTCAGCATTAGCAAGAATTTCCTAATAACTGAACTTcttaaaaatggaatggattgtTTAAAGGTATAGTGAGTTTCCTGTTACCAAAAGACTGAATAGAAACTAGACAAATGACTTTCAGCAGTTCTTTAGGGTGAAGGGGGGTGGCAGAGAATCCCAAATCTAATTCAGCcaattctctctttcccactcAGTTCTGGCACAAGGTCTTGCAGGTGCATACATATAAGATGCATAGGTTTTTCCTTCTCATGGCCCactaaaagaaaggggaaaaaaacaacattagtCTTTTTGTGGAAGCAATCACCATAAATTAGCCTTTGAGATAATTCTCGAGATAGCTAAATGTCAACAGTAGGTCTATTCTAATTTTGCCCCTTTAATTATCCCTTTAACTTCCCCTTATTTTGATAGCTCTCACCCCATCCTACTCCACCTCTTCCTCAATCAGAATCAAAACTACATTTTCAAAAGTCATCTGCTatttgctattatcatcatcattaattttGATATTAATTCCTATAGTGTTATCAGTCACAGAGAATTTGACATACACCATTCCATAGATCCTCATTATAGCCTTGTGAGAAAGATAACAATacttttaatctcattttacagttaagtagATTGAGTCATAGAGGTAGCCTAATTTACTTATAATCTTATCCCATACCACTCCTCTTCAAACATTCTACATTTCCTTTAAACCTGGATtactctccattttctttttttgatctttCCTTTCTAGAATCTACACTCTCTCCCTACATGTAACACaattttttcaattcaattcaattgaattcaacaaactttattaattgcctacttgTGCTAGACATTGTCAAATTGTCCTAGCactggatacacacacacacacacacacacacacacacacacacacacacacacacacacacaatttcaaaaaatacacagaaaatgggtccctattctcaaggagcttattttctatttattttctcttttttcttttcttttctttttttctgcatggaGTAGGTGaggttggagagggagggaaggatcaTAACTTGTATAGTTAAATATACTTCAATGAGTGTGTATTATGTTGATGTGTGCATTAAAATTATAGTCTGAGGGTCAGCTAGGTcct includes:
- the LOC122736877 gene encoding 40S ribosomal protein S10-like; amino-acid sequence: MLMPKKNRIAIYKLLFKEGVMVAKKDVHMPKHPELADKNVPNLHVMKAMQSLKSRGYVKERFAWRHFYWYLTNEGIQYLWDYLHLPPEIVPATLRRSRPETGRPRPKGLEGERPARLSRGEADRDTYRRSAAPPGADKKAEAGAGSATEFQFRGGFGYGCGQPPQ